A genome region from Crossiella equi includes the following:
- a CDS encoding amino acid permease: MSGLAHTLQQRHLSMIAIAGVIGAGLFVGSGAAIAAAGPAVLISYAVAGALVVLVMRMLGEMSAATPETGSFSSYADRAIGRWAGFSIGWLYWWFWVVTVGIEATAGAAIVHRWLPVLPQWTWALVLMVLLTATNLFSVRSYGEFEFWFASIKVAAITVFLLLGVAAIAGTLPGVDSPGTANLVGHGGFFPNGGGPVFSAMLVVVFSFFGAEIATIAAGESADPARSVRLAVRSVVWRILVFYLGSIAVVVTLLPHDDASVARSPYVAVLERLGLPGAATVMDVIVLTSVLSCLNSGLYTASRMAFSLAGRGEAPKSWRKLGKGGSPRNAVLVSTVVGFATVALNYFAPQDVFTFLVNSSGAIAVLVWLVIAVSQLRLRRRLERESPELLTLRMWAFPYLTWLSIAAMGALLLGMLFDPAARPQLLVSLGVAAVVLVVSLVRQRQSRSVLS, translated from the coding sequence ATGAGCGGACTGGCGCACACCCTCCAGCAGCGGCACCTGTCGATGATCGCCATCGCCGGGGTGATCGGCGCGGGCTTGTTCGTGGGCTCGGGTGCGGCCATCGCCGCCGCCGGACCGGCCGTGCTCATCTCCTACGCGGTGGCGGGCGCGCTGGTCGTGCTGGTCATGCGCATGCTCGGCGAGATGTCCGCGGCCACCCCGGAGACCGGCTCGTTCTCCAGCTACGCCGACCGCGCGATCGGGCGCTGGGCCGGGTTCTCCATCGGCTGGCTGTACTGGTGGTTCTGGGTGGTCACGGTGGGCATCGAGGCCACCGCGGGCGCGGCCATCGTGCACCGCTGGCTGCCGGTGCTGCCGCAGTGGACCTGGGCGCTGGTGCTCATGGTGCTGCTCACCGCCACGAACCTGTTCTCGGTGCGCTCCTACGGCGAGTTCGAGTTCTGGTTCGCCTCGATCAAGGTCGCCGCGATCACGGTGTTCCTGCTGCTGGGCGTGGCCGCGATCGCGGGCACGCTGCCCGGGGTGGACTCACCCGGTACCGCCAACCTGGTCGGCCACGGCGGGTTCTTCCCGAACGGCGGCGGCCCGGTGTTCTCCGCGATGCTCGTGGTGGTCTTCTCCTTCTTCGGCGCCGAGATCGCCACCATCGCGGCCGGGGAGTCGGCCGACCCGGCGCGCTCGGTGCGGCTGGCCGTGCGCTCGGTGGTGTGGCGGATCCTGGTGTTCTACCTGGGCTCGATCGCGGTGGTGGTCACGCTGCTGCCCCACGACGACGCGAGCGTGGCGCGCAGCCCGTACGTGGCGGTGCTGGAACGGCTCGGCCTGCCCGGGGCGGCCACCGTGATGGACGTGATCGTGCTGACCTCGGTGCTGTCCTGCCTGAACTCCGGCCTGTACACCGCCTCCCGGATGGCCTTCTCGCTGGCCGGGCGCGGTGAGGCGCCGAAGTCCTGGCGGAAGCTCGGCAAGGGCGGTTCACCGCGCAACGCGGTGCTGGTCTCCACCGTCGTCGGCTTCGCCACCGTGGCGCTGAACTACTTCGCCCCGCAGGACGTGTTCACCTTCCTGGTCAACTCCTCCGGCGCGATCGCGGTGCTGGTGTGGCTGGTGATCGCGGTGTCCCAGCTGCGCCTGCGCAGGCGGCTGGAGCGCGAGTCGCCGGAGCTGCTGACCCTGCGCATGTGGGCCTTCCCGTACCTGACCTGGCTGAGCATCGCCGCCATGGGCGCGCTGCTGCTCGGCATGCTGTTCGACCCCGCCGCCCGCCCGCAGCTGCTGGTAAGCCTCGGCGTGGCGGCCGTGGTCCTGGTGGTTTCCCTTGTGCGCCAACGACAGTCGAGGAGCGTCCTGTCATGA
- a CDS encoding 3' terminal RNA ribose 2'-O-methyltransferase Hen1 gives MLLTLTTSHQPATDLGFLLHKHPGRVQTFAVAAGSAHVFYPVAEPAETTVALLLELDPVELVRRGRDNTAFSLGRYVNDRPYVASSMLAVALGKVFRTALGGRCEAKPELAATPIPLAVHLPAVPCHGGPDLVERLFAPLGWTVEATPVPMPGWGDSPYVDLRLTGTLRLADALNHLYVLLPVLDNAKHYWVAEDEVDKLLRAGGDWLAGHPERELVSRRYLKHRRPLVESALTRLAEAEDTGAEELDSALAEAAVTETPARESLSAARRAAVLAALHELHAREVVDLGCGSGALLRELFQDPRFTRILGVDVSARALASAEYRLHLDRVPEQVAARVRLKQSALTYLDPDVRGFDAAVLMEVVEHVDPPRLPALAHAVFGAAKPGAVLVTTPNVEYNPLFPGLPPGGFRHTDHRFEWTRAEFRSWAHGVAERYGYAVEFRSIGPEDPEAGAPTQFALFRRTEVTA, from the coding sequence GTGCTGCTCACCCTGACCACGTCCCACCAGCCAGCGACCGATCTCGGCTTCCTGCTGCACAAGCATCCCGGCCGCGTGCAGACCTTCGCGGTCGCGGCCGGGTCCGCCCACGTCTTCTACCCCGTGGCGGAGCCAGCGGAGACCACGGTCGCGCTGCTGCTGGAGCTGGACCCGGTCGAGCTGGTGCGGCGTGGCCGGGACAACACCGCGTTCAGCCTCGGCCGCTACGTCAACGACCGGCCGTACGTGGCCTCCTCGATGCTGGCGGTGGCCCTGGGCAAGGTGTTCCGCACCGCGCTGGGCGGCCGCTGCGAGGCCAAGCCGGAGCTGGCCGCCACGCCGATCCCGCTGGCCGTGCACCTGCCCGCGGTGCCCTGCCACGGTGGGCCGGACCTGGTCGAGCGGCTGTTCGCGCCCCTGGGCTGGACCGTCGAGGCAACCCCGGTGCCGATGCCGGGCTGGGGTGACTCGCCGTACGTGGACCTGCGCCTGACCGGCACGCTGCGGCTGGCCGACGCCCTCAACCACCTCTACGTGCTGCTCCCGGTGCTGGACAACGCCAAGCACTACTGGGTGGCCGAGGACGAGGTGGACAAGCTGCTGCGGGCGGGCGGGGACTGGCTGGCCGGGCACCCGGAGCGCGAGCTGGTCAGCCGCCGCTACCTGAAGCACCGCCGTCCGCTGGTGGAGTCCGCGCTGACCCGCCTGGCCGAGGCCGAGGACACCGGTGCCGAGGAGCTGGACAGCGCGCTGGCCGAGGCCGCGGTCACCGAGACCCCGGCCCGGGAGTCGCTGTCGGCGGCCCGGCGCGCCGCCGTCCTGGCCGCGCTGCACGAGCTGCACGCGCGAGAGGTGGTGGACCTGGGCTGCGGCAGCGGCGCGCTGCTGCGCGAGCTGTTCCAGGACCCGCGGTTCACCCGGATCCTGGGTGTGGACGTGTCCGCGCGCGCCCTGGCCAGCGCGGAGTACCGCCTGCACCTGGACCGAGTGCCCGAGCAGGTGGCGGCGCGGGTGCGGCTCAAGCAGTCCGCGCTGACCTATCTCGACCCGGACGTGCGCGGCTTCGACGCGGCCGTGCTGATGGAGGTCGTCGAGCACGTCGACCCGCCGCGGCTGCCCGCGCTGGCGCACGCCGTCTTCGGTGCGGCCAAGCCCGGCGCGGTGCTGGTGACCACGCCGAACGTCGAGTACAACCCGCTGTTCCCGGGCCTGCCACCGGGCGGCTTCCGGCACACCGACCACCGCTTCGAGTGGACCCGGGCCGAGTTCCGGTCCTGGGCGCACGGGGTGGCGGAGCGGTACGGCTACGCCGTGGAGTTCCGCTCCATCGGCCCCGAGGACCCCGAGGCCGGTGCCCCGACCCAGTTCGCCCTGTTCCGCCGCACCGAGGTGACCGCATGA
- a CDS encoding PucR family transcriptional regulator — MPLTLRDLLAQPELDLRLLAGEAGLDRPLPWAHVSELTDPTPFLEGGELLLTTGMALPRRVAERESYVDRLASAGAAGLAFGTGLSHARVPAAVVAAAKARDFPLLEVPMATPFLAVTRAVTRAVAADSYAEATRVSTALQTLAGVATGVDGLGAVVRRLARELDAWVLLLDLAGQPLRAAPASARQFDPAELLARLRAAGTPSAMTVQDGPRRVTAQSLGAGRRTRGYLLVGGSRPWTVAQRHLLGAAASLLALALERTGAVDAAARALRTGLFTLLLAGQRELVQDVARPLWGALPALPLHVLACTGPRSARAAAVDLLAASAQPCFHAEVADSLFVLAEPGELLAWCGNLPARLPGLCVGVSELVSDLAEGQRQALAAVEAARRGPRPVLRFEDLAGPGLLALVDPARGQAFAESALAPLAGQRGDLLTSLRVWLSHHGQWDPAAQQLGVHRHTLRNRMRRSADLLGVDLDSAGVRAELWLALHLHRPHD; from the coding sequence ATGCCGCTGACACTGCGCGACCTGCTGGCCCAGCCCGAGCTGGACCTGCGGCTGCTCGCGGGTGAGGCCGGGCTGGACCGGCCACTGCCGTGGGCGCACGTGAGCGAGCTGACCGACCCGACCCCGTTCCTGGAGGGTGGCGAGCTGCTGCTCACCACCGGGATGGCCCTGCCCCGCCGCGTGGCCGAGCGGGAGTCCTATGTGGACAGACTCGCCAGTGCGGGCGCGGCCGGGCTCGCCTTCGGCACCGGGCTCAGCCACGCCCGCGTGCCCGCCGCGGTGGTGGCCGCCGCCAAGGCACGCGACTTCCCGCTGCTCGAGGTGCCGATGGCCACCCCGTTCCTCGCGGTCACCCGGGCGGTGACCAGGGCGGTCGCCGCCGACTCCTACGCCGAGGCCACCCGGGTGAGCACCGCGTTGCAGACCCTGGCCGGGGTCGCCACCGGGGTGGACGGGCTCGGCGCGGTGGTCCGGCGGCTGGCCCGGGAGCTGGACGCCTGGGTGCTGCTGCTGGACCTCGCTGGCCAGCCGTTGCGGGCGGCCCCGGCCAGTGCGCGGCAGTTCGACCCGGCGGAGCTGCTGGCACGGCTGCGCGCGGCCGGTACGCCCTCGGCGATGACCGTGCAGGACGGGCCGCGGCGGGTCACCGCACAGTCCCTGGGCGCCGGGCGGCGCACGCGCGGCTACCTGCTGGTCGGCGGCAGCCGCCCGTGGACGGTCGCGCAGCGGCACCTGCTCGGCGCGGCGGCCTCGCTGCTCGCGCTGGCCCTGGAGCGCACCGGGGCGGTGGACGCGGCCGCCCGCGCCCTGCGCACCGGCCTGTTCACGCTGCTCCTGGCCGGGCAGCGCGAGCTGGTCCAGGACGTGGCGCGCCCGCTCTGGGGCGCGCTGCCCGCGCTGCCGCTGCACGTGCTGGCCTGCACCGGGCCGCGCTCGGCCCGGGCCGCCGCGGTGGACCTGCTGGCCGCCTCCGCGCAGCCGTGCTTCCACGCCGAGGTCGCGGACAGCCTGTTCGTACTCGCTGAACCGGGTGAACTCCTCGCCTGGTGCGGAAACCTGCCAGCCCGCCTGCCCGGACTGTGCGTGGGGGTGTCCGAACTGGTCAGCGACCTGGCGGAGGGACAGCGGCAGGCACTGGCCGCCGTCGAGGCCGCCCGCCGGGGCCCGCGTCCGGTGCTGCGCTTCGAGGACCTGGCCGGGCCCGGTCTGCTGGCCCTGGTCGATCCCGCCCGAGGTCAGGCCTTCGCGGAGTCGGCTCTCGCGCCGCTGGCCGGGCAGCGTGGCGATTTGCTGACCTCGTTGCGGGTATGGCTGAGCCACCATGGACAGTGGGACCCGGCAGCACAACAGCTCGGTGTCCATCGCCACACCTTGCGTAACCGAATGCGCAGGTCCGCCGATCTGTTGGGAGTGGACCTGGACTCCGCCGGGGTCCGCGCCGAGCTGTGGCTGGCCCTGCACCTGCACCGGCCGCACGACTGA
- the gabT gene encoding 4-aminobutyrate--2-oxoglutarate transaminase — protein sequence MTPPQKRSLVTALPGPRSSDLLARKERAVAPGIGVTVPAFAAEARGGVLVDVDGNSLIDLASGIAVTGVGNADPVVAAAIAEQAAKFTHTCAMVNPYESYVRVCEELNALLPGDFEKRSALLNTGAEAVENAVKIARCATGRQAVVVFDHAYHGRTNLTMALTAKNMPYKQGFGPFAPEVYRVPMSYPYRDGLSGQEAAQRAIETIEAQVGASNVAAVLIEPIQGEGGFVVPAEGFLPALSTWSTANGAVFIADEIQTGFCRTGDWFAVNREGVVPDLVTTAKGIAGGMPLAAVTGRAEIMSAVHPGGLGGTYGGNPLACAAALATIDRMRELDLLSAARRIEDQAGGRLRALAATTPSIGEVRGRGAMLAVEFVGADKTPDADLAKRVAANCHANGVIVLTCGTYGNVVRLLPPLVIGEDLLAEGLDVLESAIRDAE from the coding sequence ATGACCCCGCCCCAGAAGCGTTCGCTGGTGACCGCGCTGCCCGGCCCCAGGTCCTCGGACCTGCTGGCCCGCAAGGAACGCGCGGTCGCCCCCGGCATCGGCGTGACCGTGCCCGCCTTCGCCGCGGAGGCCCGCGGTGGGGTGCTGGTCGATGTCGACGGCAACTCGCTGATCGACCTGGCCTCGGGCATCGCGGTCACCGGCGTGGGCAACGCCGATCCGGTGGTCGCGGCCGCGATCGCGGAGCAGGCCGCGAAGTTCACGCACACCTGCGCGATGGTCAACCCGTACGAGAGCTACGTGCGGGTGTGCGAGGAGCTCAACGCGCTGCTGCCCGGTGACTTCGAGAAGCGCTCGGCGCTGCTCAACACCGGCGCGGAGGCGGTGGAGAACGCGGTCAAGATCGCCCGCTGTGCCACCGGGCGGCAGGCGGTGGTGGTCTTCGACCACGCCTACCACGGCCGCACCAACCTCACCATGGCGCTGACCGCGAAGAACATGCCGTACAAGCAGGGCTTCGGGCCGTTCGCGCCCGAGGTGTACCGGGTGCCGATGTCCTACCCGTACCGCGACGGCCTGTCCGGTCAGGAGGCGGCCCAGCGCGCGATCGAGACGATCGAGGCGCAGGTCGGCGCCTCGAACGTGGCCGCGGTGCTGATCGAGCCCATCCAGGGCGAGGGCGGTTTCGTCGTCCCGGCCGAGGGCTTCCTGCCCGCGCTGAGCACGTGGAGCACGGCCAACGGCGCGGTGTTCATCGCCGACGAGATCCAGACCGGCTTCTGCCGCACCGGCGACTGGTTCGCGGTCAACCGGGAGGGCGTGGTCCCGGACCTGGTCACCACGGCCAAGGGCATCGCGGGCGGTATGCCGCTGGCCGCGGTCACCGGCCGCGCGGAGATCATGTCCGCGGTGCACCCGGGCGGCCTGGGCGGCACCTACGGCGGCAACCCGCTGGCCTGCGCCGCCGCCCTGGCCACGATCGACCGGATGCGCGAGCTGGACCTGCTCTCGGCCGCCCGCCGGATCGAGGACCAGGCGGGCGGACGGCTGCGCGCGCTGGCCGCGACCACCCCGTCGATCGGCGAGGTGCGGGGCCGGGGCGCGATGCTCGCGGTCGAGTTCGTCGGCGCGGACAAGACCCCGGACGCCGACCTGGCCAAGCGGGTCGCGGCCAACTGCCACGCGAACGGCGTGATCGTGCTGACCTGCGGCACCTACGGCAACGTGGTGCGCCTGCTGCCGCCGCTGGTGATCGGCGAGGACCTGCTGGCCGAGGGCCTGGACGTGCTGGAGTCGGCGATCCGCGACGCCGAGTAG
- a CDS encoding thioredoxin domain-containing protein — MPNRLAAATSPYLLQHADNPVDWWPWCDEAFEEARRRDVPVLLSVGYAACHWCHVMAHESFEDPVVAQVMNDGFVNVKVDREERPDVDAVYMEATQAMTGHGGWPMTVFLTPEGEPFHCGTYYPPTPRSGLPSFAQLLGAVVEAWQERGDEVREAARSVVAQLTESARPLPQSTVDKDVLVHALGVLAQEYDQVNAGFGGAPKFPPSMVLEFLLRHHERTRSPQALALAERTCEAMARGGLYDQLGGGFARYSVDAAWVVPHFEKMLYDNALLLRVYTHLARRTGSALARRVAVETAEFLLTDLHTLQGGFAASLDADTDGVEGLTYAWTPAQLTEVLGEEDGAWAAELLRVTPEGTFEHGSSTLQLPVDPKDTGRWQRVRAALVAARAQRPQPGRDDKVVTAWNGLAIAALAEGGAYFDRPQWIDAAVFAADLLLGTHLVDGRLRRSSREGTAGDAVGVLEDYANTAEAFLVLHQVTGRSSWLEHAIGLLDTALAQFADPDNPGVFFDTAADAEKLVRRPSDVSDNATPSGAAALAGALLTASVLAGHDRTATYREAAESALSRAGVLAARAPRFAGWWLAVAEAVQHGPVQVAVVSAGADNRRWELVAAARAALPAGAVLIGGEPDEPGIPLLASRPLVDGTAAGYVCRGYVCERPVKSVLELTDAIRRATRD; from the coding sequence ATGCCGAACCGCCTCGCCGCGGCGACCAGTCCGTACCTGCTCCAGCACGCCGACAACCCGGTGGACTGGTGGCCCTGGTGCGACGAGGCCTTCGAGGAGGCGCGGCGCCGCGACGTCCCGGTCCTGCTGTCGGTCGGCTACGCCGCCTGCCACTGGTGCCACGTGATGGCGCACGAGTCGTTCGAGGACCCGGTGGTAGCCCAGGTGATGAACGACGGCTTCGTCAACGTCAAGGTCGACCGCGAGGAGCGGCCGGACGTGGACGCGGTCTACATGGAGGCCACCCAGGCGATGACCGGGCACGGCGGCTGGCCGATGACGGTTTTCCTCACCCCGGAGGGCGAGCCGTTCCACTGCGGCACCTACTACCCGCCCACGCCGCGGTCCGGGCTGCCGAGCTTCGCGCAGCTGCTCGGCGCGGTGGTCGAGGCCTGGCAGGAGCGCGGGGACGAGGTGCGCGAGGCGGCGCGCTCGGTCGTCGCGCAGCTGACCGAGTCCGCCAGACCGCTGCCTCAGTCCACTGTGGACAAAGACGTGCTGGTGCACGCGCTGGGCGTGCTGGCGCAGGAGTACGACCAGGTCAACGCCGGTTTTGGCGGGGCGCCGAAGTTCCCGCCGTCGATGGTGCTGGAGTTCCTGCTGCGCCACCACGAGCGCACCCGGTCCCCGCAGGCGCTGGCGCTGGCCGAGCGCACGTGCGAGGCGATGGCCCGGGGCGGCCTGTACGACCAGCTGGGCGGCGGGTTCGCGCGGTACAGCGTGGACGCGGCCTGGGTGGTGCCGCACTTCGAGAAGATGCTCTACGACAACGCGCTGCTGCTGCGGGTGTACACGCACCTGGCGCGGCGCACCGGCTCCGCGCTGGCCCGGCGGGTGGCCGTGGAGACCGCGGAGTTCCTGCTCACCGACCTGCACACGCTGCAAGGCGGGTTCGCTGCCTCGCTGGACGCCGACACCGACGGCGTGGAGGGCCTGACCTACGCCTGGACCCCGGCACAGCTGACCGAGGTGCTGGGCGAGGAGGACGGCGCCTGGGCGGCGGAGCTGCTGCGCGTCACGCCGGAGGGCACGTTCGAGCACGGCTCGTCCACGCTCCAGCTGCCCGTCGACCCCAAGGACACCGGCCGCTGGCAGCGGGTCCGGGCCGCCCTGGTGGCCGCGCGCGCCCAGCGCCCGCAGCCGGGCCGGGACGACAAGGTGGTCACCGCGTGGAACGGCCTGGCCATCGCGGCGCTGGCCGAGGGCGGGGCCTACTTCGACCGCCCGCAGTGGATCGACGCGGCCGTCTTCGCCGCCGACCTGCTGCTGGGCACGCACCTGGTCGACGGCCGCCTGCGCCGCAGCTCCCGCGAGGGCACCGCGGGTGACGCGGTCGGCGTGCTGGAGGACTACGCGAACACCGCCGAGGCCTTCCTGGTGCTGCACCAGGTCACCGGCCGGTCCAGCTGGCTGGAGCACGCCATCGGGCTGCTGGACACCGCGCTGGCCCAGTTCGCCGACCCGGACAACCCGGGGGTCTTCTTCGACACCGCGGCGGATGCGGAGAAGCTGGTCCGCCGCCCGAGCGACGTCTCCGACAACGCCACCCCGAGCGGCGCGGCGGCCCTGGCCGGTGCCCTGCTGACGGCCTCGGTGCTGGCGGGCCACGACCGCACGGCCACCTACCGCGAGGCGGCCGAGTCCGCGTTGAGCCGGGCCGGTGTCCTGGCCGCCCGGGCCCCCCGGTTCGCGGGCTGGTGGCTGGCCGTGGCCGAGGCGGTCCAGCACGGCCCGGTCCAGGTCGCGGTGGTCAGCGCGGGCGCGGACAACCGGCGCTGGGAGCTGGTGGCCGCCGCCCGCGCGGCCCTGCCCGCGGGCGCCGTCCTGATCGGCGGCGAACCCGACGAGCCCGGCATCCCGCTGCTCGCCTCGCGGCCCCTGGTCGACGGCACCGCCGCCGGGTACGTGTGCCGGGGGTACGTGTGCGAGCGGCCGGTGAAGTCCGTGCTGGAGCTGACCGACGCGATCCGGCGGGCCACGCGGGACTGA